A window from Flavobacteriales bacterium encodes these proteins:
- a CDS encoding T9SS type A sorting domain-containing protein, with protein sequence MKKILLALIVPLSTFTYVHAQSDLCTGAVSLTPGASCVSTAYSVSNTFTVDVTNPGCYNNNAGRDGWFSFTATSTLSSITATPTNRDVGIAVYSGSCGSLTLLGCSDAGTGTTVENVTISTTVGVTYYILISRVNGTNTASGNICVTNPAITTCSATFYDSGGSGGNYSNNELTRTIYCPSTPGQAIQVSFVSFNLEPEYDFLYVYDGPSTSSTLLGTYHSTTNPGTIVATSSNSTGCLTFLFDSDGSTTRAGWEATISCTTPFTPPSLGSSSNNCTSAPTVCGNTSISGNSSGAGTQELPNNNTIDGCLTIEHQSSWYFFRAATSGTLEFVISPTNGTDDYDFALWGPASSAVCPPTTTPARCSYAAGGGNTGAYTGAGDNSESSLGDKWIEGVTATAGDVFVLLIDNFSSSTSPFTLSWMLAGGATLDCSTPLPIELISFNGFSNGEKNIVEWTTMTEENNHHFNIEKSSDGITFSHLQSVPGAGNSLTPRNYSVTDPNPFSPFTYYRLSQVDFDGTRTDFPAIAVENNPVSIEIGEIVPNPNEGWFTISIKSPIENSFRLVVTDVTGKPIHQMQLNDLIGNVKPEINVSELNAGIYFIQVYSQSGKYLGTRKLVKK encoded by the coding sequence ATGAAAAAAATACTACTTGCCCTCATCGTCCCGCTAAGCACTTTCACTTATGTTCATGCACAAAGTGATTTGTGTACAGGTGCAGTTAGTTTGACTCCGGGAGCCAGCTGCGTATCTACTGCCTATTCGGTTAGTAATACATTTACAGTGGATGTGACCAATCCTGGTTGCTATAACAACAATGCAGGTAGAGACGGATGGTTTTCTTTTACCGCCACGTCTACACTTTCGTCCATTACTGCCACACCCACTAATCGCGATGTGGGTATAGCTGTTTATTCAGGTTCATGCGGTAGTTTAACGTTACTTGGTTGTTCGGATGCCGGAACAGGAACTACAGTAGAAAATGTCACAATTAGCACAACGGTAGGTGTAACCTATTACATTCTCATTTCACGGGTGAACGGAACCAATACAGCTTCGGGAAATATTTGCGTTACCAATCCAGCCATCACCACGTGTTCTGCAACATTTTATGATAGTGGTGGATCGGGAGGTAATTATTCGAATAATGAATTGACCAGAACCATTTACTGTCCTTCCACACCCGGACAAGCCATTCAGGTTTCATTTGTATCGTTTAATCTCGAGCCCGAGTATGATTTTTTGTATGTGTATGATGGTCCATCCACATCTTCTACCTTACTCGGTACATACCATAGCACCACCAATCCCGGAACCATTGTTGCCACTTCAAGTAACAGCACGGGATGTTTAACATTCTTGTTTGATTCAGATGGATCAACAACACGTGCCGGATGGGAAGCTACCATTTCGTGCACTACACCCTTTACACCTCCGTCTTTAGGTTCTTCCTCTAATAATTGTACATCTGCACCAACGGTTTGCGGAAACACTTCTATTTCCGGAAATAGTTCCGGTGCGGGAACGCAAGAATTACCGAACAACAATACCATTGATGGTTGTTTAACCATCGAACATCAATCGTCATGGTACTTTTTCCGCGCTGCGACTTCAGGCACACTTGAATTTGTGATTTCTCCAACGAATGGAACCGACGATTACGACTTCGCTTTATGGGGACCTGCAAGCAGTGCGGTTTGTCCACCCACCACCACTCCCGCTCGTTGTTCGTACGCTGCCGGAGGAGGGAATACAGGTGCTTATACCGGAGCCGGTGATAACAGCGAAAGTTCTTTAGGAGATAAATGGATCGAAGGAGTTACAGCCACTGCGGGTGATGTGTTTGTTTTATTGATCGATAACTTTAGTTCTTCCACTTCACCATTTACCTTAAGCTGGATGCTGGCCGGTGGTGCAACGTTAGATTGCTCTACTCCATTACCGATTGAATTAATCAGCTTTAACGGTTTTTCCAATGGAGAAAAAAATATTGTTGAGTGGACGACCATGACCGAAGAAAACAATCATCATTTCAACATCGAAAAATCGTCGGATGGAATTACCTTTTCTCATTTACAATCTGTGCCCGGCGCAGGAAACAGTTTAACGCCGCGAAATTATTCGGTAACAGATCCTAATCCTTTTTCACCATTTACTTATTATCGGTTAAGTCAGGTTGATTTCGATGGAACCAGAACCGATTTCCCTGCCATTGCCGTAGAAAATAATCCTGTAAGTATAGAAATCGGTGAAATTGTTCCTAACCCCAATGAAGGATGGTTTACCATCAGCATCAAATCGCCCATTGAAAATTCATTTCGATTGGTGGTAACTGACGTCACCGGAAAACCCATTCACCAAATGCAGTTGAATGATCTGATTGGAAATGTAAAACCCGAAATCAATGTTTCCGAATTGAATGCCGGAATTTATTTTATTC